The Castor canadensis chromosome 8, mCasCan1.hap1v2, whole genome shotgun sequence genome contains a region encoding:
- the LOC141425460 gene encoding olfactory receptor 2B6-like translates to MVLTNESYPKEFILLGFADQPWLELPLFITLLITYPVAMMGNITIILVSKLDPRLHSPMYFFLTNLSFLDMCYTTSIVPQMLFNLGSSRKTISYLGCVLQLYLFSTMGATECLLLAIMSFDRYVAICRPLHYTCIMNQRICILLVSITWLCGIIYAVSEATLTLQLSLCGINKLDHLLCEIPVMIKTACGEREANELALSVACIFIIAVPLCLILASYATIGHAVLKIKSSEGRKKAFGTCSTHLIIVSLFYGPAISMYLQPPSSILRDQPKFMALFYGVVIPTLNPFIYTLRNKDVKGALGNLVRSIFTSK, encoded by the coding sequence ATGGTACTCACTAATGAAAGCTACCCGAAAGAGTTCATCCTACTAGGCTTTGCTGACCAACCTTGGCTCGAGCTTCCTCTATTCATTACTCTTTTGATCACATACCCCGTGGCCATGATGGGAAACATCACCATCATCCTGGTATCCAAGTTAGACCCCCGTCTCCACAgccccatgtatttcttccttactaacctctcctttttggatatgtgtTACACCACAAGCATTGTCCCTCAGATGCTGTTCAACCTGGGAAGCTCTAGGAAGACAATCAGCTATCTGGGGTGTGTActtcagctttatttatttagcacaATGGGGGCCACAGAATGTCTTCTCTTAGCCATTATGTCTtttgaccgctatgtggccatctgcagaCCTCTGCACTACACCTGCATCATGAATCAGCGCATCTGCATCCTATTAGTATCCATTACGTGGTTGTGTGGAATTATCTATGCTGTGTCAGAAGCCACTCTTACATTACAGTTGTCACTGTGTGGCATCAATAAACTGGATCACTTGTTGTGTGAGATTCCAGTCATGATAAAGACGGCCTGTGGTGAAAGGGAAGCTAATGAGCTCGCACTTTCCGTGGCATGCATTTTCATAATAGCTGTTCCTCTATGCTTAATTCTTGCTTCCTATGCTACCATTGGACATGCTGTACTTAAGATTAAATCttctgaaggaaggaaaaaggcctTTGGTACATGTTCCACTCATCTCATTATAGTTTCCCTGTTTTATGGCCCAGCCATTAGCATGTACCTTCAGCCCCCTTCCTCCATTTTAAGAGACCAGCCCAAGTTCATGGCCCTCTTCTATGGAGTGGTGATTCCTACACTCAACCCCTTCATCTACACCCTGAGGAATAAAGATGTGAAAGGGGCATTAGGAAACCTGGTGAGGAGTATTTTCACTTCCAAGTGA